A stretch of the Sphingobacterium thalpophilum genome encodes the following:
- a CDS encoding MFS transporter has product MVHILGKWGIPSNLKWGYLGILLFMMGDGVEQGWLSPYLIAHGMNIEQSASLFTVYGVTIAISSWFSGVLAETYGPRRSMVMGLLLYMIGTIGFVGLGMQKLDFTYMLVFYAVRGFGYPLFAYSFMVWITYRTTQSMLGRAVGWFWFVFTGGLNVLGAYYSSWALDYMGYQNTLWSSLLWVLIGAFFALILNRDRFSVPHAGRSKFRDMLKGLTIVKREPKVLVGGIVRVINTTAQFAFPVFLPLYMAEYGFETKAWLQIWGTIFTSNIVFNLLFGFVGDQLGWRNTIMWFGGVGCAVATLLFYYSPAWFGGNYWAVLAAGVLWGALLAGYVPLSALVPSLVKEEKGSAMAILNLGAGLPVFVGPVLVGLCIGTLGSEGVVWLLAILYLLSALLTALLKLPEQNVIDTD; this is encoded by the coding sequence ATGGTACACATACTTGGGAAATGGGGAATTCCTTCAAATTTAAAATGGGGGTATCTGGGTATCCTCCTTTTTATGATGGGCGACGGTGTTGAACAGGGCTGGTTGAGTCCCTATCTGATAGCGCATGGCATGAATATAGAGCAGTCGGCTAGTTTGTTTACAGTTTATGGGGTGACCATAGCCATCTCATCCTGGTTTTCGGGTGTCCTTGCCGAAACATACGGGCCACGCAGATCCATGGTGATGGGCTTACTTCTTTATATGATCGGAACAATCGGTTTTGTGGGGCTTGGAATGCAAAAGCTTGATTTTACTTATATGCTGGTATTTTATGCGGTTCGTGGTTTCGGTTACCCTTTGTTTGCGTATTCATTTATGGTATGGATTACTTATCGCACTACGCAATCCATGCTGGGGCGGGCAGTAGGCTGGTTTTGGTTTGTGTTTACGGGGGGATTGAATGTGCTGGGGGCTTACTATTCAAGCTGGGCTCTGGACTATATGGGCTATCAGAATACCTTATGGTCTTCCTTGCTCTGGGTTTTAATCGGGGCCTTTTTTGCCTTGATCCTGAACCGTGATCGATTCTCGGTACCACATGCAGGCCGATCGAAATTCAGGGATATGCTGAAGGGGCTTACCATTGTTAAGCGCGAGCCTAAGGTTCTGGTGGGCGGAATCGTAAGGGTCATCAATACGACGGCGCAATTTGCTTTTCCGGTTTTTCTGCCCCTGTATATGGCCGAATATGGTTTTGAGACCAAAGCTTGGTTGCAGATTTGGGGTACGATTTTTACCAGCAACATAGTCTTTAACCTCCTATTTGGATTTGTGGGCGACCAGCTTGGCTGGCGTAATACCATTATGTGGTTTGGCGGAGTCGGCTGTGCCGTGGCCACGCTGCTGTTCTATTATTCCCCGGCTTGGTTCGGGGGGAACTATTGGGCTGTCTTGGCGGCGGGCGTATTATGGGGAGCTTTGCTCGCCGGCTATGTGCCCCTGTCCGCACTGGTGCCATCGCTGGTGAAAGAGGAGAAGGGATCAGCAATGGCCATTCTCAATCTCGGGGCTGGCCTGCCTGTATTCGTGGGGCCAGTTTTGGTGGGGCTCTGCATCGGTACGCTGGGCAGCGAAGGTGTAGTTTGGCTGTTAGCCATCCTCTATTTGTTGAGTGCACTCTTGACAGCCTTATTAAAATTGCCCGAACAAAATGTAATTGACACGGACTAA
- a CDS encoding endonuclease/exonuclease/phosphatase family protein, protein MKRGTQHDLVGRRGFLQKLGAAAMVSLLPLEDNVAHALVSKDTLCVLTCNIRVDLEEDAAKGLGWQQRRSACLEVIRRQRPAIIGFQEVLYNQFADMKAAMPDYHAFGFDGPEMDSIKTGYHGIAKNPVFFSKKRFELLAGGAYWLSETPLIGGSISWGSARARNACWVRLYDRYSKKELRLVNLHLDHVNAEAKLKQIALVLEESAQYADGFVQIMTGDFNVGPESQVYQKVVSAGWKDTFTEIHGAKDFGGTTHGFKGEQYEKKDRAKKIDFIFTKGAVVPRTSAIVKDNYKGVYPSDHYFLRAELEL, encoded by the coding sequence ATGAAAAGAGGTACTCAACATGATCTTGTAGGGCGCAGAGGTTTTTTGCAGAAGCTTGGGGCGGCGGCGATGGTGTCGCTGCTTCCCTTGGAAGACAACGTTGCCCATGCCCTGGTCAGCAAGGATACGCTCTGTGTGCTGACCTGTAATATCCGGGTGGACCTTGAAGAGGACGCGGCAAAAGGATTGGGCTGGCAACAGCGTCGGTCCGCCTGTCTGGAAGTGATCCGGCGTCAGCGGCCAGCTATCATCGGTTTTCAGGAAGTGCTTTATAATCAGTTTGCCGATATGAAAGCGGCGATGCCCGATTATCATGCCTTCGGATTTGATGGCCCGGAAATGGATTCCATCAAAACGGGTTATCATGGCATCGCAAAAAATCCGGTTTTCTTTTCCAAAAAGCGGTTTGAACTCCTGGCGGGCGGAGCCTATTGGCTGTCCGAAACACCTTTAATCGGAGGGAGTATTTCCTGGGGGTCGGCGCGTGCCCGTAATGCCTGTTGGGTACGCTTGTATGACCGTTATAGTAAAAAGGAGCTACGTCTGGTCAACCTGCATCTGGATCATGTCAATGCCGAAGCAAAACTGAAACAGATAGCGCTTGTACTTGAGGAGTCTGCGCAGTATGCCGATGGATTTGTGCAGATCATGACCGGCGATTTTAATGTTGGACCCGAAAGCCAGGTGTACCAGAAAGTTGTGTCGGCAGGCTGGAAAGACACGTTTACGGAAATTCACGGGGCGAAAGATTTCGGTGGCACGACGCATGGATTTAAAGGCGAGCAGTATGAAAAGAAAGACCGTGCCAAAAAAATAGATTTTATTTTTACGAAGGGCGCGGTTGTCCCCAGAACATCTGCCATCGTCAAAGATAATTATAAGGGTGTCTACCCCAGTGATCATTATTTTTTGCGCGCTGAACTTGAATTATAA